From the Desulfovibrio sp. UIB00 genome, one window contains:
- the tsaB gene encoding tRNA (adenosine(37)-N6)-threonylcarbamoyltransferase complex dimerization subunit type 1 TsaB, whose protein sequence is MQNGTGLELILNAAEGALQIIVTEDERLICVQEWHKADRATEILAPALAEICSSLGIKPADFRRIACVRGPGSFTGIRLVLTTAAALRRVGQARLAGLDYMQALATSAVLQHNLFYGTPVWVLTHARRNLVHCQPFMSYGPQIPAQPTQVVDLCAPQEALRRIETAQGAPLPDGTDKHRRTHICGSGLARNADVFTALEGMRMVPVGEESDSPFAMPRLVFPDTASLCLLARHGDYFDADVEPLYVRPCDAVENLPQLAPRMGMTGEYAVAALDTMLERSPTSEI, encoded by the coding sequence ATGCAGAACGGCACCGGGCTTGAGCTTATTCTCAATGCCGCAGAAGGCGCGCTCCAGATCATTGTCACCGAAGACGAGCGGCTGATCTGCGTGCAGGAATGGCACAAGGCCGACAGGGCCACGGAAATCCTGGCTCCGGCCCTGGCAGAGATTTGCAGCAGCCTTGGCATCAAACCCGCCGACTTCCGGCGCATTGCCTGCGTGCGCGGGCCGGGTTCCTTTACGGGCATACGGCTGGTGCTGACCACCGCCGCAGCCCTGCGCCGCGTGGGACAGGCCCGCTTGGCGGGGTTGGACTACATGCAGGCTCTGGCCACCAGCGCCGTGCTCCAGCACAATCTGTTTTACGGCACCCCCGTATGGGTGCTCACCCACGCCCGCCGCAACCTTGTGCACTGCCAGCCCTTCATGTCGTATGGGCCGCAGATTCCCGCCCAGCCAACGCAGGTTGTTGATCTCTGCGCGCCGCAGGAGGCCCTGCGCCGTATTGAGACCGCACAGGGAGCGCCCCTGCCGGACGGCACAGACAAACACCGCCGCACGCACATTTGCGGCAGCGGCCTTGCCCGCAATGCAGATGTATTTACGGCTCTGGAAGGCATGCGCATGGTTCCCGTAGGAGAGGAAAGCGACTCGCCATTTGCCATGCCCCGGCTGGTCTTCCCGGATACGGCTTCACTGTGTCTGCTGGCCCGTCACGGCGATTATTTCGACGCAGATGTGGAGCCGCTCTATGTTCGGCCCTGCGATGCCGTTGAAAATCTCCCCCAACTGGCTCCGCGCATGGGCATGACTGGCGAATACGCGGTTGCCG
- the rseP gene encoding RIP metalloprotease RseP: MLTTIIAVVVVLGGLIFFHELGHFAVARGLGMGVSTFSLGFGPKILKYRKGKTEYALSLVPLGGYVALVGESDPKDIPEGFTEKESFALRPAWQRLLVVAAGPAANIILAWLLCWTLALGWGTPVLLPQVGGVVQNGPADKAGIQPGDTIVSINGAAVANWQAMADAITQSNGKTLAVTLSRPDMAPQADDQTRTDEAAQPEQGMIISVELTPERSIRKTIFGEEESAWLIGIRNSGAVRLVQHGFADAAIAGAGQTADMVSLTWQSFVKLAERVVPLDQVGGPIMIMQMVGKQAHEGLAGLLALAALISINLGILNLLPIPVLDGGQIVFCLWEIIFRRPLNARLQDYAMRAGIALLVALMLLATYNDLWRILKNTGWFGSGS; encoded by the coding sequence GTGCTGACAACAATTATTGCAGTCGTGGTCGTTCTTGGCGGCCTGATTTTTTTCCACGAACTGGGGCACTTTGCCGTGGCGCGTGGCCTTGGCATGGGCGTTTCCACGTTCTCCCTGGGCTTTGGCCCCAAGATTCTCAAATACCGCAAGGGCAAGACGGAATACGCCCTGTCGCTGGTGCCGCTTGGCGGCTATGTGGCCCTGGTGGGCGAAAGCGACCCCAAGGACATTCCCGAAGGCTTTACTGAAAAAGAAAGCTTTGCCCTGCGCCCCGCATGGCAGCGCCTGCTTGTGGTTGCCGCTGGCCCCGCCGCAAATATCATTCTGGCGTGGCTGCTCTGCTGGACCCTGGCCCTTGGCTGGGGAACCCCTGTGCTGCTGCCTCAGGTTGGCGGCGTTGTGCAGAACGGCCCTGCGGACAAGGCGGGCATTCAGCCAGGTGATACCATCGTAAGTATCAACGGCGCTGCCGTTGCCAACTGGCAGGCCATGGCCGACGCCATTACGCAGAGCAACGGCAAAACGCTTGCCGTCACACTTTCACGCCCGGACATGGCCCCCCAGGCTGACGATCAAACACGCACGGATGAAGCCGCACAGCCCGAGCAAGGCATGATCATCAGCGTGGAACTCACGCCTGAACGGTCCATCCGTAAGACCATCTTTGGCGAAGAAGAAAGCGCATGGCTTATCGGCATTCGTAACTCCGGGGCTGTGCGGCTTGTGCAGCACGGCTTTGCCGATGCGGCCATTGCCGGAGCGGGCCAGACCGCAGACATGGTTTCGCTCACGTGGCAGAGCTTTGTAAAACTGGCCGAGCGCGTGGTGCCTCTGGATCAGGTGGGCGGCCCCATCATGATTATGCAGATGGTTGGCAAGCAGGCCCATGAAGGCCTTGCCGGGCTTCTGGCGCTGGCGGCGCTCATCAGCATCAACCTTGGCATCCTGAACCTGCTGCCTATCCCCGTGCTGGATGGCGGACAGATTGTATTTTGCCTGTGGGAAATAATTTTCCGCCGTCCGCTCAACGCCCGGTTGCAGGATTACGCCATGCGCGCGGGCATTGCCCTGCTGGTGGCTCTCATGCTGCTGGCCACCTATAACGACTTGTGGCGCATCCTCAAGAATACCGGCTGGTTCGGGAGCGGCTCATAA
- the dxr gene encoding 1-deoxy-D-xylulose-5-phosphate reductoisomerase translates to MAQLWPGLGGPSINYISDAPGESWQQTWPRSLVLLGSTGSIGRSTLEVAAAHPQAFRMVGFACARNVQRLAEQALTWRPPHLAVLDEESATKLRALLPADYRPRILVGSEGYAELASLPEASTVLSAQVGAAGLAGTLAAALAGKIICLANKESLVLAGDLVRRVCARTGAVVLPVDSEHNAIFQCLAGRGQEVERLILTASGGPFRGWTLEALSAVTPEQALKHPNWSMGAKITIDSATLMNKGLEVIEAFHLYGVPAERIKVLVHPQSVVHSLVEFHDGSQLAQLGTPDMRMAIAACLLWPRCMPVNVPPLDLTAKPLTFHEPDESAFPCLGLAKQVLENRGGRCVVLNAANEAAVDLFLTGRCAFMDIPRLIAAALEAHGASNPGHQPLCAPLEGAASAADSEAALTMEAHTLAERMQRLDCQSRELVYGLARDGGSLC, encoded by the coding sequence ATGGCGCAACTCTGGCCCGGCCTGGGCGGCCCTTCCATCAATTACATTTCTGACGCCCCCGGTGAAAGCTGGCAGCAAACTTGGCCGCGTAGTCTGGTACTTCTGGGTTCCACAGGCTCCATAGGGCGCAGCACGCTGGAAGTTGCCGCAGCGCACCCGCAGGCCTTCCGCATGGTGGGTTTCGCCTGCGCCCGCAACGTGCAGCGTCTTGCGGAACAGGCCCTCACATGGCGGCCGCCACATCTGGCTGTGCTTGACGAGGAATCCGCAACCAAACTGCGCGCGCTGCTGCCTGCGGACTACCGCCCCCGTATTCTTGTGGGGAGCGAGGGGTACGCGGAGCTGGCCTCCCTGCCCGAGGCTTCCACCGTGCTTTCCGCACAGGTGGGCGCTGCGGGACTTGCCGGAACGCTGGCGGCGGCTCTGGCAGGAAAGATCATCTGCCTTGCCAACAAGGAATCCCTGGTGCTGGCTGGCGACCTTGTGCGCCGCGTGTGCGCCCGCACAGGGGCCGTGGTGCTGCCCGTGGATTCCGAACACAATGCCATTTTTCAGTGTCTTGCCGGGCGCGGGCAGGAAGTGGAACGGCTCATTCTCACAGCCTCCGGCGGGCCGTTTCGCGGCTGGACACTCGAGGCCCTGAGCGCCGTTACGCCAGAGCAGGCCCTCAAGCACCCCAACTGGAGCATGGGAGCCAAAATCACCATTGATTCGGCCACGCTCATGAACAAGGGGCTGGAGGTCATTGAGGCTTTTCACCTCTACGGCGTGCCTGCCGAACGCATCAAGGTGCTGGTGCATCCGCAGTCCGTGGTGCATTCGCTTGTGGAATTTCACGATGGCAGCCAGCTTGCCCAGCTCGGCACGCCAGACATGCGCATGGCCATTGCGGCCTGCCTGCTCTGGCCGCGCTGCATGCCGGTGAACGTACCGCCGCTTGACCTTACGGCAAAGCCGCTTACCTTTCATGAACCGGACGAAAGCGCTTTTCCCTGTCTTGGACTGGCCAAGCAGGTGCTGGAAAACCGTGGCGGACGTTGCGTAGTGCTCAACGCCGCCAACGAGGCCGCAGTGGATCTTTTCCTTACAGGCCGCTGCGCGTTTATGGACATCCCCCGGCTGATAGCCGCCGCACTGGAGGCGCACGGCGCTTCCAACCCCGGCCATCAGCCTTTATGCGCGCCTCTTGAAGGTGCCGCTTCCGCAGCAGACAGCGAAGCCGCACTGACAATGGAGGCGCATACACTGGCGGAGCGCATGCAGCGTCTTGACTGCCAGAGCCGCGAGCTGGTCTACGGGCTGGCCCGTGACGGAGGTTCCTTGTGCTGA
- a CDS encoding phosphatidate cytidylyltransferase, which translates to MPIDPSTQSIDIRRIFTGLALAAVLLLALWLRGLPLLFVILLVCALGLWEFYSLFWGSSRVPSRICAIVLGWCMICLTWLHRPQDALVCLGAGFVLASMSFLFRWDVVEDDNAFASSGIFMAGLAYVPLLLLPATYLSTTKLIFVIAAVAISDTTAYFVGTRFGHHKLWPRVSPKKSSEGAVGSLVGCVIFCAIYGEIYGKTGWFSFALLGIAINAFAQLGDLFESALKRSVNIKDSGNLLPGHGGILDRADSLLFAMPMVAVVDQWFFFF; encoded by the coding sequence ATGCCCATTGATCCTTCAACGCAATCCATCGATATTCGCCGTATTTTCACAGGCCTTGCCCTTGCCGCTGTCTTGCTGCTGGCACTCTGGCTCAGGGGCCTGCCCTTGCTGTTTGTCATTTTGCTGGTATGCGCCCTCGGCCTGTGGGAGTTCTACTCCCTGTTCTGGGGTTCCAGCCGTGTGCCCAGCCGCATTTGCGCCATCGTGCTTGGCTGGTGCATGATCTGCCTCACATGGCTGCACAGACCGCAAGATGCTCTGGTCTGCCTCGGCGCAGGCTTTGTGCTGGCGTCCATGAGTTTTCTTTTCCGGTGGGATGTTGTTGAAGACGACAATGCCTTTGCCTCCAGCGGCATCTTTATGGCGGGGCTGGCCTATGTGCCCCTGCTGCTGCTCCCGGCGACCTATCTTTCCACCACCAAACTCATCTTTGTTATTGCGGCGGTGGCCATTTCCGACACCACCGCCTACTTTGTGGGCACACGCTTTGGGCACCACAAACTGTGGCCCCGCGTCAGCCCCAAGAAAAGCTCGGAAGGCGCGGTGGGCAGCCTTGTTGGCTGCGTGATCTTTTGCGCCATTTACGGCGAAATATACGGCAAGACCGGCTGGTTCTCCTTTGCTCTGCTGGGCATTGCGATCAACGCCTTCGCCCAGTTGGGCGACCTCTTTGAATCCGCCCTCAAGCGTTCGGTAAACATCAAGGATTCCGGCAATCTGCTGCCAGGGCACGGCGGTATCCTCGACAGAGCCGACAGCCTGCTGTTTGCCATGCCCATGGTGGCCGTTGTTGACCAGTGGTTTTTCTTCTTTTAG
- a CDS encoding isoprenyl transferase codes for MTDHPDKLPTHLAIIMDGNGRWAQARGLPREAGHRAGAETVRNIVTECRSLGIRHLTLYTFSSENWNRPKTEISALFSLLMEFLSREVPRMVEQGISMRVLGDLDSMPLAQRTALRHAIKRTEGGKDMVLNLALNYGGRGEIVRAMQTMLREGLRPEDVTEQTVADHLYTAGQPDPDLLIRTSGEQRLSNYLLYQCAYSELYFTPVPWPDFDATQLRMALDAYAARSRRFGKTQEQIDAH; via the coding sequence ATGACGGATCATCCAGACAAACTGCCCACACACCTCGCCATCATCATGGACGGCAATGGCCGCTGGGCTCAGGCGCGCGGGTTGCCCCGCGAAGCAGGCCACCGCGCTGGCGCGGAAACCGTGCGCAACATTGTGACTGAATGCCGGTCTCTGGGCATACGCCACCTCACGCTCTACACCTTTTCCAGCGAAAACTGGAACCGCCCAAAGACAGAAATCAGCGCCCTTTTCAGTCTGCTGATGGAATTTCTGAGCCGCGAGGTGCCGCGCATGGTCGAACAGGGTATTTCCATGCGCGTTCTGGGCGACCTTGACTCCATGCCCCTTGCCCAGCGCACGGCCCTACGCCATGCCATCAAACGCACCGAGGGCGGTAAGGACATGGTTCTGAATCTTGCCCTCAATTATGGCGGCAGGGGCGAAATTGTGCGCGCCATGCAAACCATGCTGCGCGAAGGTCTGCGCCCTGAAGACGTGACCGAACAGACCGTTGCCGATCATTTGTACACTGCGGGGCAACCGGACCCTGACCTGCTTATCCGCACAAGCGGCGAGCAGAGGCTGAGCAATTATCTGCTCTACCAATGCGCCTACAGCGAGCTGTATTTCACGCCCGTGCCATGGCCGGACTTCGACGCCACGCAGCTCCGCATGGCCCTTGACGCCTATGCTGCCCGTTCGCGCCGCTTCGGCAAAACACAGGAGCAAATTGATGCCCATTGA
- the frr gene encoding ribosome recycling factor — protein MDIDSILLDAEDRMEKAIAAQERDFSKLRTGRASTALVDGIKGDYYGTPTPISQMASVAVPDSRTVTIQPWDKGGISVIEKAILKSDLGLTPINDGKVIRIMIPPLTEDRRKDLVKVARKYTEDAKVAVRNVRRDANDSLKKLEKDKAISEDEQKKASEDVQKLTDKFVADADKKCAAKEKEIMEI, from the coding sequence ATGGATATAGACAGCATCCTTCTGGACGCCGAAGACCGTATGGAAAAGGCCATTGCCGCGCAGGAACGCGATTTTTCCAAGCTGCGCACGGGCCGCGCCTCCACCGCCCTGGTGGACGGCATCAAGGGCGACTACTACGGCACCCCCACGCCCATCAGCCAGATGGCCTCCGTTGCCGTGCCCGACAGCCGCACCGTGACTATCCAGCCCTGGGACAAGGGCGGAATTTCGGTGATTGAAAAGGCCATTCTGAAGTCTGATCTGGGCCTTACGCCCATCAATGACGGCAAGGTTATCCGCATCATGATACCGCCGTTGACCGAAGACCGCCGCAAGGATCTGGTCAAAGTGGCCCGCAAATACACCGAGGACGCCAAGGTGGCAGTGCGCAACGTGCGCCGCGACGCCAACGACAGCCTGAAAAAGCTGGAAAAAGACAAGGCCATCAGCGAAGACGAACAGAAGAAGGCTTCTGAAGACGTACAAAAGCTGACGGACAAGTTTGTGGCTGATGCCGACAAAAAGTGCGCGGCCAAAGAAAAGGAAATCATGGAAATCTAG
- the pyrH gene encoding UMP kinase codes for MPTLKYKRVLLKLSGEALAGENKTGIDPETVATICREIGTVLEMGVEMALVIGGGNIFRGLSGSAKGMERSSADYMGMLATVLNALAVQDMLEKLGYPTRVLSAITMQEVCEPFIRRRALRHMEKGRVVICAAGTGNPYFTTDTTAALRGMELKCDAIIKATKVDGIYDKDPNKYSDAVKYDSITYDETLARHLGVMDATAFALVRDNNVPIIVCRMFGGDICRAVTGESVGTIVQN; via the coding sequence ATGCCCACACTGAAATACAAGCGCGTGCTGCTCAAGCTGAGCGGCGAGGCCCTGGCCGGAGAAAACAAGACCGGCATTGACCCGGAAACCGTAGCCACCATCTGCCGTGAAATCGGCACTGTGCTCGAAATGGGCGTGGAAATGGCCCTTGTGATTGGCGGGGGCAATATTTTTCGCGGGCTTTCCGGCTCGGCCAAGGGCATGGAACGTTCGTCCGCCGACTACATGGGCATGCTGGCCACTGTGCTCAACGCGCTGGCCGTGCAGGACATGCTGGAAAAGCTGGGCTACCCCACGCGCGTGCTTTCGGCCATCACCATGCAGGAAGTGTGCGAACCCTTCATCCGCCGCCGCGCCCTGCGCCACATGGAAAAGGGCCGCGTGGTCATCTGCGCCGCAGGCACCGGCAACCCATACTTCACCACCGACACCACCGCCGCCCTGCGCGGCATGGAACTGAAGTGCGACGCCATCATCAAGGCAACCAAGGTTGACGGCATCTACGACAAAGACCCCAACAAATATTCCGATGCCGTCAAGTACGACAGCATCACCTATGACGAAACACTGGCGCGCCATCTGGGCGTCATGGACGCCACGGCCTTTGCCCTTGTGCGCGATAACAACGTGCCCATCATCGTGTGCCGCATGTTTGGCGGCGACATCTGCCGCGCCGTCACCGGCGAATCCGTAGGCACCATCGTTCAGAACTGA
- a CDS encoding DUF4911 domain-containing protein translates to MPRARGSASGPPSLRERRKPAPSLPPPTRSASLLVRITPEHTGLFRFLLEAYEHIAYFTVLENKTALLRVIFSPHREREAREALAQMAQSLPFTVEEWPKQA, encoded by the coding sequence ATGCCGCGCGCACGAGGTTCCGCTTCCGGTCCACCTTCGCTGCGCGAAAGGCGCAAGCCAGCTCCCTCACTGCCGCCGCCAACGCGCAGCGCCAGCCTTTTGGTGCGCATTACGCCGGAGCATACGGGGCTGTTCCGCTTTTTGCTCGAAGCCTATGAGCACATCGCCTATTTTACCGTGCTTGAAAACAAGACAGCCCTGCTGCGGGTTATCTTTTCACCTCACAGAGAGCGAGAAGCGCGCGAGGCTCTGGCCCAGATGGCCCAAAGCCTGCCCTTCACTGTGGAGGAATGGCCCAAGCAGGCGTAG
- a CDS encoding AzlD domain-containing protein translates to MNESGWFSTHAALMLCLLGSVLVTVLPKILPVTFLKGDSLPPLLRHWLSFVPVAVMAALVGPDVFFYEGHFNAGPSNLFLMVALPSLLVAWWSKNYFLTIAFGLGLVILARWAGLY, encoded by the coding sequence ATGAACGAAAGTGGATGGTTCAGCACCCATGCGGCCCTGATGCTCTGCCTTCTTGGCAGTGTTCTGGTTACGGTTCTGCCAAAAATCCTGCCTGTCACCTTTTTGAAGGGCGACAGCCTGCCGCCGCTGCTGCGGCACTGGCTGTCCTTTGTGCCCGTCGCCGTCATGGCTGCCCTGGTGGGGCCGGACGTGTTTTTTTACGAAGGGCATTTCAACGCCGGGCCTTCCAACCTGTTTCTGATGGTGGCCCTGCCCTCTCTGCTGGTCGCGTGGTGGTCAAAGAACTATTTTCTCACCATTGCCTTTGGCCTCGGGCTGGTGATTCTGGCCCGCTGGGCCGGGTTGTACTAA
- a CDS encoding AzlC family ABC transporter permease — MSGISSASPLAEGLRRALPIVLGYLPVGFAFGVLAVKNNIPPSLAVAMSVLMFSGSGQFVFAGMWGAGASALSIMAAVFIVNLRYLLQSAAESPWLAGLPRGQRFLLGLGLTDETFAVHVTAFQNGWQRSLTTLFVCNQTAQLGWVSGAAIGAFCGELVSDVKPLGLDYALTAMFLALLVPQCVSRLHVLVALFTTTLSISLKAAGMTQWNIAVATVLGASLGTWLLVRKAQHEGTPIDLADQQNKDADSRTISNMATPRTEEAES; from the coding sequence ATGTCCGGCATATCTTCCGCTTCCCCCCTGGCGGAGGGCCTGCGGCGCGCACTGCCCATTGTGCTGGGCTACCTGCCCGTAGGCTTCGCTTTTGGGGTTCTTGCCGTCAAGAACAACATCCCGCCCTCCTTGGCTGTCGCCATGTCCGTGCTCATGTTTTCCGGCTCCGGCCAGTTCGTGTTCGCGGGCATGTGGGGCGCTGGCGCAAGCGCGCTCTCCATTATGGCGGCGGTCTTTATTGTAAACCTGCGCTATCTGCTGCAATCCGCCGCAGAATCCCCATGGCTGGCGGGCCTGCCGCGCGGGCAACGCTTTCTGCTGGGCCTCGGCCTTACGGACGAGACCTTTGCCGTCCATGTCACGGCTTTTCAGAACGGCTGGCAGCGAAGCCTCACCACACTCTTTGTCTGCAACCAGACCGCGCAACTGGGATGGGTTTCCGGTGCCGCCATTGGCGCGTTCTGCGGCGAGCTTGTGAGCGATGTTAAGCCGCTGGGCCTTGATTATGCCCTCACCGCCATGTTTCTGGCCCTGCTGGTGCCACAGTGCGTCAGCCGCCTGCACGTGCTGGTGGCACTCTTTACCACCACGCTCTCCATCAGCCTCAAGGCTGCGGGCATGACTCAGTGGAACATTGCCGTTGCCACGGTGCTGGGCGCAAGCCTTGGCACATGGCTGCTGGTGCGCAAGGCGCAGCACGAGGGCACGCCCATTGACCTTGCCGACCAGCAAAACAAGGATGCAGACAGCCGCACTATCAGCAACATGGCGACGCCACGCACAGAGGAGGCCGAATCATGA
- a CDS encoding HPP family protein yields MMRVLRRLRAGTMAPPRADWNEIFWAWAGSCLSIISLALLEKLCAQEWNLPLLIGSFGASAVLAFGAPHSPLAQPRNLVGGHVLSALVGVSCQLLFSDNPVLASGLAVSTAIALMHATQTLHPPGGATALIAVIGGPGIHSLGYWYVLLPCAAGAICMLALAYAANNLAARKRYPLFWW; encoded by the coding sequence ATGATGCGTGTTTTGCGCCGCCTGCGGGCAGGCACAATGGCCCCGCCCAGGGCCGACTGGAATGAAATATTCTGGGCGTGGGCAGGCAGTTGCCTGTCCATAATCAGCCTTGCGCTGCTTGAAAAGCTCTGCGCGCAGGAATGGAATCTGCCTCTGCTCATCGGCTCGTTCGGCGCTTCCGCCGTGCTGGCCTTTGGCGCGCCCCACAGCCCGCTGGCCCAGCCCCGCAATCTTGTGGGCGGGCACGTGCTTTCCGCGCTTGTGGGTGTGAGCTGCCAGCTACTCTTCAGTGATAATCCAGTGCTGGCCTCGGGCCTTGCCGTTTCCACAGCCATTGCCCTTATGCACGCAACGCAGACCCTGCATCCTCCGGGCGGCGCAACGGCCCTTATCGCGGTCATCGGCGGCCCCGGCATCCACAGTCTCGGCTACTGGTATGTGCTCCTGCCCTGCGCAGCGGGGGCCATCTGCATGCTGGCCCTGGCCTATGCCGCCAATAATCTCGCCGCCCGCAAGAGGTATCCCCTCTTCTGGTGGTAA